The proteins below are encoded in one region of Geomonas ferrireducens:
- a CDS encoding surface-adhesin E family protein, whose translation MKKLMVLAMVLIASTSFAGEKKKASKETAASVTLQEKWDADPSLLKLDCNDNMCVYGIKGTAQIIDADTNVRSAWVAFLYTSEGRKTLSPQLKGSYYSKEKWNINCNDLKMNVSSIHYYDAKGTPLNSYNNDEEWSDIVPGSFGETVAAIVCSVEDDGDEDATPAQEVPGEPVKEGTVF comes from the coding sequence ATGAAAAAATTGATGGTTTTGGCGATGGTCCTGATTGCTTCGACTTCCTTCGCCGGGGAGAAAAAGAAGGCGTCCAAAGAAACCGCCGCCTCCGTTACGCTCCAGGAAAAATGGGATGCCGATCCCTCCTTGCTGAAGCTCGATTGCAACGACAACATGTGCGTCTACGGGATCAAGGGGACGGCACAGATCATCGACGCTGACACCAACGTCCGGTCCGCTTGGGTCGCCTTTCTCTACACCAGCGAGGGGCGCAAGACGCTCTCGCCGCAGTTGAAGGGGAGCTATTACAGCAAGGAAAAGTGGAACATCAACTGCAACGACCTGAAGATGAACGTTTCATCCATCCACTATTACGATGCGAAAGGGACTCCGCTCAATTCCTACAACAACGACGAGGAATGGTCCGATATCGTCCCCGGCAGCTTCGGCGAGACGGTGGCCGCCATCGTCTGCTCCGTGGAGGACGACGGGGACGAGGACGCGACCCCCGCGCAAGAGGTCCCTGGTGAACCGGTCAAAGAAGGGACCGTCTTTTAG
- a CDS encoding VCBS domain-containing protein encodes MDSAGHWTYSVANSDVQYLGNGETKLETFTVQSVDGTTHDIVITINGTNDVPTFTGADSGSVTEDTPSAETVTLSTNGTLVVTDADQHQSAINIAVAPVASEGALGHITIDSAGHWTYSVANADVQYLGNGETKLETFTVQSVDGTTHDIVITINGTNDVPIFTGADSGSVTEDTPTVETVTLSTNGTLVVTDADQHQSAINTSVTPVASEGALGHITIDSAGHWTYSVANADVQYLGNGETKLETFTVQSVDGTTHDIVITINGTNDVPTFTGADSGSVTEDTPTVETVTLSTNGTLVVTDADQHQSAINTAVAPVASDGALGHITIDSAGHWTYSVANSDVQYLGNGETKLETFTVQSVDGTTHDIVITINGTNDVPTHG; translated from the coding sequence ATCGACAGCGCCGGTCACTGGACTTACAGCGTTGCGAACTCCGACGTCCAGTACCTTGGCAATGGCGAAACCAAACTTGAAACCTTCACCGTACAGAGCGTTGACGGTACCACCCATGACATCGTCATCACGATCAACGGTACCAACGACGTTCCGACCTTCACCGGTGCCGACTCCGGGTCCGTGACGGAGGACACCCCGAGCGCTGAGACAGTGACGCTGTCCACTAATGGCACCTTGGTTGTTACCGACGCGGATCAGCACCAGTCTGCGATCAACATAGCTGTTGCCCCGGTTGCCAGCGAGGGCGCACTCGGCCACATCACAATCGATAGCGCAGGCCACTGGACTTACAGCGTTGCCAATGCCGACGTGCAGTACCTGGGCAATGGCGAAACCAAACTTGAAACCTTCACGGTGCAGAGCGTTGACGGTACCACCCATGACATCGTCATCACGATCAACGGTACCAACGACGTTCCGATCTTCACCGGTGCCGACTCCGGTTCCGTTACGGAAGACACCCCCACGGTTGAGACTGTGACGTTGTCCACAAATGGTACGTTGGTTGTCACCGACGCGGATCAGCACCAGTCTGCTATCAACACAAGTGTTACCCCGGTTGCGAGCGAGGGTGCTCTTGGCCACATCACCATTGACAGCGCCGGTCACTGGACTTACAGCGTTGCCAATGCCGATGTGCAGTACCTCGGCAATGGCGAAACCAAACTTGAAACCTTCACGGTGCAGAGCGTTGACGGTACCACCCATGACATCGTCATCACGATCAACGGTACCAACGACGTTCCGACCTTCACCGGTGCCGACTCCGGTTCCGTTACGGAAGACACCCCCACGGTTGAGACTGTGACGCTGTCCACTAATGGCACCCTGGTTGTTACCGACGCGGATCAGCACCAGTCTGCAATAAACACGGCCGTCGCCCCGGTTGCGAGCGACGGTGCTCTGGGCCACATCACGATCGACAGCGCCGGTCACTGGACTTACAGCGTTGCGAACTCCGACGTCCAGTACCTCGGCAATGGCGAAACCAAACTTGAAACCTTCACCGTACAGAGCGTTGACGGTACCACCCATGACATCGTCATCACGATCAACGGTACCAACGACGTTCCGACNCACGGTTGA
- a CDS encoding general secretion pathway protein GspB, protein MSLILDALRKMEQERRSKRGNSQDLRPEVLRYRLAAQPKEKSRYPLAVAAGLVLLCAGLGAGFMLKSRGAAQVADQAPAGIPAAPPAVAVQPPVAAVPAPAVPAAAALPQPAPAPPVATPAAPAQPVVGAATPVPPPAELIRKTSRTAAPAYAQEAVAQPRAPRGENATAAAGGQDIVISGIAYQDERRMRRAVLNGSLVGEGAEVAGARVVEIKETKVRLSRGGHVFEIPFSSGLQSR, encoded by the coding sequence ATGAGCCTTATCCTTGATGCATTGAGAAAGATGGAGCAGGAACGCAGAAGCAAGCGTGGCAACAGCCAGGACCTGCGTCCCGAGGTGCTTCGCTACCGCCTGGCCGCCCAGCCCAAGGAAAAATCCCGGTATCCGCTGGCTGTCGCGGCCGGCCTCGTGTTGCTCTGCGCCGGTCTGGGAGCGGGCTTCATGCTTAAGAGTCGCGGTGCGGCACAGGTTGCCGACCAGGCGCCCGCAGGCATTCCCGCCGCACCGCCTGCCGTGGCGGTACAGCCACCGGTCGCGGCGGTACCGGCCCCTGCTGTTCCGGCTGCGGCCGCGCTTCCTCAACCGGCTCCCGCGCCGCCTGTCGCGACTCCGGCAGCTCCCGCCCAGCCTGTGGTTGGAGCCGCCACACCCGTCCCGCCTCCGGCGGAGCTGATCAGAAAAACTTCCCGCACCGCTGCGCCCGCTTATGCCCAAGAAGCCGTGGCGCAGCCGAGGGCGCCGCGCGGGGAAAATGCGACCGCTGCCGCAGGCGGGCAGGATATCGTCATCTCCGGCATCGCGTATCAGGACGAGCGGCGCATGCGTCGTGCGGTGCTGAATGGAAGCCTGGTAGGCGAGGGGGCCGAGGTTGCCGGCGCCCGGGTGGTCGAGATCAAGGAAACCAAGGTGAGGCTGTCCAGGGGAGGGCACGTTTTTGAGATCCCCTTCTCCTCCGGGCTGCAGTCCCGCTGA
- a CDS encoding VCBS domain-containing protein: MXVAPVASEGALGHITIDSAGHWTYSVANADVQYLGNGETKLETFTVQSVDGTSHDIVITINGAPDLPVLDSHSVYMPDSSSEMTGDYANGYALQISAPSGGDSGDAITITVGSLPTAGTIGYVDGTGFHAVAANQTLTSAQLQSLVYQPDGLATFDPATGFGKTGADNVQFTYTVNNGFDSATGTIDLHTLLGTGGYIAEVQVGSVSHPLTSGSNQSVQFAVDPILASATDYSQAAIQLSTDFMSMNTKTLTSQVENQVNVKLVIDGHTFTVVSASDTTHVNWQAIPGSGGDGDLNVDHGAYWTSVNTNAPAGANTIQQHSISFNDISDGTTTLASYLANHPQAPGSVWTVVYDDIKSGNEQARYIHLSIVQDVSAQNSVSTVGSSGNDVIYGTTSHGDNLSGGAGDDVITGRQGNDTLSGGAGNNTLTGGAGADTFKVGAGHDTIKDYTVGEDKIVIEPTHTDALFEHTEGSTTAHLTIYNNGAQVGTVTFENVGNSTDLLNSLIHDDSTIHK, translated from the coding sequence ATGGNTGTTGCCCCGGTTGCGAGCGAGGGTGCTCTTGGCCACATCACCATTGACAGCGCCGGTCACTGGACTTACAGCGTTGCCAATGCCGATGTGCAGTACCTCGGCAATGGCGAAACCAAACTTGAAACCTTCACCGTGCAGAGCGTCGACGGTACCAGCCACGACATCGTTATAACGATTAACGGTGCCCCTGACTTGCCGGTTCTTGATTCGCACAGCGTCTACATGCCGGATTCTTCTTCAGAGATGACCGGCGACTATGCTAACGGGTATGCACTGCAAATCAGCGCACCTTCTGGTGGAGACAGCGGCGATGCAATAACCATTACGGTTGGCAGCTTACCTACTGCTGGCACTATTGGGTATGTCGACGGAACCGGCTTCCATGCCGTTGCTGCGAACCAGACACTAACATCCGCGCAACTGCAGTCATTGGTTTATCAGCCAGATGGCCTGGCAACGTTCGACCCGGCGACTGGATTTGGTAAGACCGGTGCCGACAATGTTCAGTTCACCTACACCGTCAATAATGGGTTTGATTCGGCAACAGGGACAATAGACCTGCACACGCTGCTTGGCACCGGTGGTTACATTGCAGAGGTACAAGTGGGCAGCGTCTCTCATCCCTTGACTTCGGGGAGCAATCAGTCCGTTCAATTTGCAGTGGATCCGATATTGGCATCGGCTACAGACTACTCTCAGGCCGCAATACAGCTCTCGACGGACTTCATGAGCATGAATACGAAGACTCTGACCTCCCAGGTTGAGAACCAAGTAAACGTTAAACTGGTCATTGACGGGCACACTTTCACGGTTGTCTCTGCCAGCGACACCACGCATGTGAATTGGCAGGCGATACCTGGCAGTGGTGGTGACGGCGACTTAAATGTGGATCATGGAGCCTATTGGACCAGCGTGAACACTAATGCACCTGCTGGCGCCAACACTATTCAACAGCACAGCATTTCGTTCAATGACATCTCAGATGGAACTACGACGCTAGCGTCGTACTTGGCTAACCATCCGCAGGCCCCAGGCTCTGTCTGGACCGTAGTGTATGACGATATTAAATCCGGAAACGAGCAGGCACGGTACATACATCTCTCGATCGTTCAGGATGTAAGCGCGCAAAACTCGGTATCTACGGTTGGTTCAAGTGGCAACGATGTAATATACGGAACCACATCCCATGGCGATAATCTCAGCGGTGGTGCCGGCGATGATGTCATCACGGGACGGCAAGGCAATGATACGCTCTCCGGCGGCGCAGGAAATAATACCTTGACTGGCGGTGCAGGTGCTGACACGTTTAAAGTCGGTGCAGGGCATGACACGATTAAAGACTACACCGTTGGTGAAGACAAAATAGTCATTGAACCAACACACACAGACGCACTCTTCGAACATACGGAGGGATCCACTACGGCGCATCTTACCATCTACAATAACGGCGCTCAGGTTGGAACGGTGACTTTTGAAAACGTCGGTAACTCAACGGATCTTTTGAATTCCCTTATTCATGACGATTCCACGATTCATAAGTAA
- a CDS encoding VCBS domain-containing protein: MTSSSRSTVPTTFRXTVETVTLSTNGTLVVTDADQHQSAINTAVAPVASEGALGHITIDSAGHWTYSVANADVQYLGNGETKVETFTVQSVDGTTHDIVITINGTNDVPTFTGADSGSVTEDTPTVETVTLSTNGTLVVTDADQXXXRALTVPPMTSSSRSTVPTTFRPSPVPTPVPLRKTPPRLRL, encoded by the coding sequence ATGACATCGTCATCACGATCAACGGTACCAACGACGTTCCGACNCACGGTTGAGACTGTGACGTTGTCCACTAATGGGACCCTGGTTGTTACCGACGCGGATCAGCACCAGTCTGCAATAAACACAGCCGTCGCCCCGGTTGCCAGCGAAGGCGCTCTGGGCCACATCACGATCGACAGCGCCGGTCACTGGACTTACAGCGTTGCTAACGCCGACGTGCAGTACCTCGGCAATGGTGAAACCAAAGTCGAAACCTTCACCGTACAGAGCGTTGACGGTACCACCCATGACATCGTCATCACTATCAACGGTACTAACGACGTTCCGACCTTCACCGGTGCCGACTCCGGTTCCGTTACGGAAGACACCCCCACGGTTGAGACTGTGACGTTGTCCACTAATGGGACCCTGGTTGTTACCGACGCGGATCAGCANNNNNNCAGAGCGTTGACGGTACCACCCATGACATCGTCATCACGATCAACGGTACCAACGACGTTCCGACCTTCACCGGTGCCGACTCCGGTTCCGTTACGGAAGACACCCCCACGGTTGAGACTGTGA
- a CDS encoding MFS transporter, translated as MLLRALRSRNYRLFVAGQSVSLVGTWMQQVAMSWLVYRLTDSAFLLGVVGFTSQIPTFIFSPVAGVLADRMNRRRLLMITQALAMVQAALLAAAVMLGVVQVWHIVVLSLVLGMVNAFDIPIRQSFVVEMVTNREDLGNAIALNSSMVNAARLVGPTVAGLLVASVGEGICFLLNSASYLAVLLALFAMRIEPREGDGKPRRHVLHELKEGFFYAFGFAPIRSILLLIALMSLTGMPYTVLIPVFARDILHGGAHTFGFLMTAAGCGALAGTIYLASRDSVLGLGRVIVVSAVIFSAGVAAFALSGNISLSLVALMVAGFGAMTLVASCNTILQTILEEDKRGRVMSFFTVAFMGMTPFGSLGAGTMSRMVGPRVTLVVGAVCCLLGALVFARNLPRIRALVRPIYARMGILKEVANGMESAAEQPPMPEDKR; from the coding sequence TTGCTGCTTCGGGCACTGCGCTCCCGCAACTACCGGCTTTTCGTGGCCGGCCAGAGCGTATCGCTCGTCGGCACCTGGATGCAGCAGGTCGCCATGAGCTGGCTCGTCTACCGCCTTACCGACTCCGCCTTCCTGCTCGGCGTGGTCGGCTTCACCAGTCAGATTCCCACCTTTATTTTTTCGCCCGTCGCAGGCGTTCTCGCCGATCGCATGAACCGCAGGCGTCTGCTGATGATCACCCAGGCGCTCGCCATGGTGCAGGCAGCTCTCCTCGCCGCCGCTGTGATGCTCGGGGTGGTGCAGGTCTGGCACATCGTGGTGCTAAGCCTGGTCCTCGGCATGGTGAACGCCTTCGACATACCGATCCGCCAGTCCTTCGTGGTCGAGATGGTGACGAACCGGGAGGATCTGGGGAACGCCATCGCCCTCAACTCCTCCATGGTGAACGCCGCCCGCCTGGTCGGCCCGACCGTCGCCGGGCTCCTTGTTGCTTCGGTCGGGGAGGGGATCTGCTTTCTTTTGAACAGCGCGAGCTACCTCGCCGTGCTGCTGGCGCTCTTCGCCATGCGCATCGAGCCGCGTGAGGGCGACGGTAAGCCGCGGCGCCACGTCCTGCACGAACTCAAGGAAGGTTTCTTCTACGCCTTCGGCTTCGCCCCCATCAGGAGCATCCTGCTTTTGATTGCGCTGATGAGCCTCACCGGCATGCCCTACACCGTGCTGATTCCGGTCTTCGCGAGGGACATTCTGCACGGCGGCGCCCACACCTTCGGCTTTCTCATGACCGCTGCTGGCTGCGGCGCGCTGGCGGGGACCATCTATCTCGCCTCGCGCGACAGCGTCCTCGGCCTTGGGCGGGTCATCGTCGTTTCGGCAGTGATCTTTTCCGCCGGGGTCGCAGCCTTCGCCCTTTCCGGCAACATCTCCCTCTCGTTAGTCGCCCTCATGGTCGCAGGCTTCGGCGCCATGACCCTGGTCGCCTCGTGCAACACCATCCTGCAGACCATCCTGGAGGAGGACAAGCGGGGGCGGGTGATGAGCTTTTTCACCGTCGCCTTCATGGGGATGACGCCGTTCGGCAGCCTGGGGGCGGGGACCATGTCACGTATGGTGGGGCCTCGTGTAACGCTCGTCGTCGGTGCCGTATGCTGTCTGCTGGGAGCGCTCGTTTTCGCGAGGAATCTGCCTCGCATCAGGGCGTTGGTGCGCCCGATATACGCCCGCATGGGGATACTGAAGGAGGTGGCCAACGGCATGGAGAGCGCGGCGGAACAGCCGCCCATGCCTGAGGATAAACGATGA
- a CDS encoding Txe/YoeB family addiction module toxin yields the protein MNVSFTPTALDDLRYWLKTDKRQTERVLALLEEVRRTPFQGAGKPEPLRFQLAGCWSRRIDREHRLVYLVEEKEIVVIACRYHYAG from the coding sequence ATGAATGTCTCTTTTACTCCTACCGCGCTGGATGACCTGCGCTACTGGTTAAAGACCGACAAGCGCCAAACTGAGCGGGTCCTCGCCCTGCTGGAAGAGGTCCGGCGCACCCCCTTTCAGGGTGCAGGAAAGCCGGAACCGCTTCGCTTTCAACTAGCCGGCTGCTGGTCTCGCAGGATAGACCGTGAGCACCGGCTCGTGTATCTAGTGGAGGAAAAGGAAATCGTGGTGATTGCCTGCCGCTACCACTACGCCGGCTGA
- a CDS encoding VCBS domain-containing protein, with protein MTLSTNGTLVVTDADQHQSAINTSVAPVASEGALGHITIDSAGHWTYSVANADVQYLGNGETRLETFTVQSVDGTTHDIVITINGTNDVPTFTGADSGSVTEDTPTVETVTLSTNGCCPGCERGCSWPHHH; from the coding sequence GTGACGTTGTCCACTAATGGGACCCTGGTTGTTACCGACGCGGATCAGCATCAGTCTGCTATCAACACAAGTGTTGCCCCGGTTGCGAGCGAGGGTGCTCTTGGCCACATCACCATTGACAGCGCCGGTCACTGGACTTACAGCGTTGCCAATGCCGATGTGCAGTACCTCGGCAATGGCGAAACCAGACTTGAAACCTTCACGGTGCAGAGCGTTGACGGTACCACCCATGACATCGTCATCACGATCAACGGTACCAACGACGTTCCGACCTTCACCGGTGCCGACTCCGGTTCCGTTACGGAAGACACCCCCACGGTTGAGACTGTGACGCTGTCCACTAATGGNTGTTGCCCCGGTTGCGAGCGAGGGTGCTCTTGGCCACATCACCATTGA
- a CDS encoding LysE family translocator has product MLDFLTAGLVLGFSAGFSPGPLLMLVISETLTHGTRSGVRVALSPIITDFPIILATVLLLMNLSGYHGVLGVVSLAGGLFVLYTGYESLRAQPVALELPKEPPKSLRKGILTNFLSPHPYLFWITVGAPILTRSLNIGITAFLAFIGSFYLSLVGAKIILAVAVGKSRAFMGSRLYLWIMRLLGALLTFFALLLFREGLRLLGVL; this is encoded by the coding sequence ATGCTTGATTTCCTTACTGCAGGTCTCGTTCTCGGATTCTCGGCGGGTTTCTCGCCGGGGCCGCTTCTCATGCTGGTCATCTCGGAGACGCTCACCCACGGCACCCGCTCCGGCGTCCGGGTGGCGCTCTCGCCGATCATCACCGATTTCCCCATCATCCTCGCCACCGTGCTTTTGCTGATGAACCTTTCCGGCTATCACGGCGTCCTCGGCGTCGTCTCGCTGGCAGGGGGGCTGTTCGTGCTCTACACCGGGTACGAGTCGCTGCGCGCGCAGCCGGTCGCACTGGAGCTCCCCAAGGAGCCGCCTAAGTCCCTGCGCAAGGGGATCCTCACCAACTTCCTGAGTCCGCATCCCTACCTCTTCTGGATCACGGTCGGCGCTCCCATTCTGACCAGATCCCTCAATATAGGCATCACCGCTTTCCTCGCCTTCATCGGAAGCTTCTACCTCTCCCTGGTCGGCGCCAAGATCATCCTCGCCGTGGCGGTGGGGAAGTCGCGTGCCTTCATGGGGAGCCGCCTCTACCTCTGGATCATGCGTCTTCTCGGGGCTCTTTTGACCTTCTTCGCGCTGCTTCTCTTCCGGGAGGGGCTTAGGCTGCTGGGGGTGTTGTAA
- a CDS encoding AAA family ATPase — protein MYWESFGFKEPPFALTPNPSFLFLSAPHQEAFAHLLFAIENRAGFIELSGEVGTGKTTIVRTLLNQLDPETHRTALIFNPILSPIGFMKEVNAEFGLSCDGNEIRDLHAALNAFLLDENRAGRTVVLVIDEAQNLSIEVLEHVRLISNLETESAKLIQIVLVGQPELNALLGRDELRQLDQRITVRYHLKPMCFDDTCAYIRHRIRFAADGREPLTFSLGAFRRIYRFSGGLPRLINGVCDRALLLAYTRECKEVSKTMASLSIADLRRESPRRRRSLQVQMLSAALVVCVLVIAGFSIASLHLFDRGENKAVQQVPEHKETKVTAKETAPFSAEAARQAIAAQSTQDNLYAAMNAVLGAWQVAKIEPVAGQPDNIRTLARQRGLTATKQNVSLETLERLDAPALLHLVLPGNVERLVALVGLDGDQVHVVPAIAERSTLSRADLAQLWSGGATLLWKDFHGIATKGADKAAGNRQLQELLKQIGCYAGTPNGAFDEATKTALAEFQRREQVTADGKVGAQTLILLYRRAGGFFPPGLAKASGANGKQTTGRI, from the coding sequence ATGTACTGGGAATCTTTCGGCTTCAAAGAACCACCTTTCGCCCTCACTCCTAACCCGTCCTTTCTCTTCCTGAGCGCTCCGCACCAGGAGGCTTTCGCGCACCTGCTCTTCGCCATAGAGAACCGCGCGGGCTTCATCGAGCTCTCGGGCGAGGTCGGCACGGGGAAGACGACCATCGTCAGGACTCTTTTAAACCAGCTCGACCCGGAAACGCACCGCACCGCGCTGATCTTCAACCCGATCCTCTCGCCTATCGGCTTCATGAAGGAGGTGAACGCGGAGTTCGGCCTTTCCTGCGATGGTAACGAGATCCGCGACCTGCACGCCGCGCTCAACGCCTTCCTCCTCGACGAGAATCGGGCGGGGCGGACCGTCGTATTGGTCATCGACGAGGCGCAAAACCTCTCTATCGAAGTCCTCGAGCATGTGCGGCTTATCTCCAACCTGGAGACGGAGAGCGCCAAGCTCATCCAGATCGTGCTGGTCGGGCAGCCTGAGTTGAACGCGCTTTTGGGGCGGGACGAACTGCGCCAGTTAGACCAGCGCATCACGGTGCGCTACCACCTGAAACCGATGTGCTTCGATGACACCTGCGCCTACATCAGGCACCGGATCAGGTTCGCGGCCGACGGCAGGGAACCGCTCACCTTTTCCCTAGGAGCCTTCAGACGTATTTACCGCTTTTCAGGGGGACTGCCGCGCTTGATCAACGGCGTCTGTGATCGTGCCTTGCTGCTTGCCTACACACGGGAGTGCAAGGAGGTGAGCAAGACGATGGCCTCTCTCTCGATCGCCGATTTGCGCAGGGAGAGCCCGCGCAGGCGGCGCAGCCTGCAGGTCCAGATGCTTTCGGCCGCACTGGTAGTCTGCGTTTTGGTCATCGCCGGCTTCTCCATCGCTTCTCTGCATCTTTTCGATAGGGGTGAGAACAAGGCGGTGCAACAGGTGCCCGAGCACAAAGAGACCAAGGTGACGGCAAAGGAAACTGCGCCTTTCTCTGCCGAGGCCGCCAGGCAGGCGATAGCCGCTCAGTCGACGCAGGACAACCTCTATGCCGCAATGAACGCGGTACTCGGCGCCTGGCAGGTAGCGAAAATCGAACCGGTGGCAGGTCAGCCCGACAACATCCGCACCCTGGCGCGGCAGCGCGGCCTTACCGCGACCAAACAGAACGTCAGCCTCGAAACCCTTGAGCGGCTGGACGCCCCGGCGCTCCTTCATCTCGTTCTGCCCGGAAATGTCGAACGGCTGGTGGCACTGGTCGGGCTGGACGGAGACCAGGTGCACGTCGTCCCAGCCATTGCCGAAAGATCGACCCTTTCCCGCGCGGACCTCGCCCAGTTGTGGAGCGGCGGCGCGACCTTGCTCTGGAAGGACTTTCACGGCATAGCCACCAAAGGCGCCGACAAGGCGGCCGGGAACAGGCAGCTGCAGGAGCTTTTGAAGCAGATCGGCTGTTACGCCGGGACGCCGAACGGAGCCTTCGACGAGGCCACGAAAACGGCCCTTGCCGAGTTTCAGCGCAGGGAGCAAGTGACGGCGGACGGCAAGGTGGGGGCCCAGACCCTCATCCTGCTTTACCGGCGCGCCGGTGGTTTCTTCCCTCCGGGGCTTGCCAAGGCAAGCGGGGCAAACGGCAAACAGACTACGGGGCGGATCTGA
- a CDS encoding type II toxin-antitoxin system Phd/YefM family antitoxin: protein MQAITYSEARQDLKNVMDEACKNHEPILVTRRKGESVVILSLDDYESILESDYLLSSPANAARLTQSLAEAKAGKRTPLEALDL from the coding sequence ATGCAAGCGATAACATACAGTGAAGCACGTCAGGACTTGAAAAACGTGATGGATGAGGCTTGCAAGAACCACGAACCGATTCTGGTTACGCGCCGCAAAGGCGAAAGCGTGGTCATCCTGAGCCTCGACGACTACGAGTCTATCCTGGAAAGTGACTACTTGCTTTCCAGCCCTGCCAATGCCGCCCGTCTCACCCAATCCCTCGCGGAAGCAAAAGCCGGTAAAAGGACACCGCTCGAAGCCCTCGATCTATGA
- a CDS encoding aspartate/glutamate racemase family protein: MKTIGMIGGLGPESTVDYYQRIIQACRVPGSLAAPEMVIYSVNIEEVLDLVARREWTHLIYLLVQKVRALQKAGADVAIITANTPHVVFDEVKAKTTLPMISIVTATCDKAKELGVKKVALLGTRFTMQENFFAPPFNAAGISVAVPSEAEQEYIHEKLMTEIELGVIKEETRKGLIDIIDRMVREEKAEAVILGCTELPLIVKDGDYDTTFLNTTAIHVESVVRYCREGRK, translated from the coding sequence ATGAAGACCATCGGCATGATTGGGGGGCTCGGGCCTGAGTCCACCGTGGACTACTACCAGCGCATCATCCAGGCCTGCCGGGTCCCCGGAAGCCTCGCCGCGCCCGAAATGGTGATCTATAGCGTGAACATCGAGGAGGTGCTGGACCTGGTGGCCCGGCGCGAGTGGACCCATCTCATCTACCTGCTCGTGCAGAAAGTCAGGGCGCTGCAGAAGGCGGGGGCGGATGTCGCCATCATCACGGCCAACACGCCGCACGTGGTCTTCGACGAGGTAAAGGCGAAGACGACCCTTCCGATGATCAGCATCGTCACGGCGACCTGCGATAAGGCAAAGGAGTTGGGCGTGAAGAAGGTCGCGCTCCTGGGCACCCGCTTCACCATGCAGGAGAACTTCTTCGCTCCCCCTTTTAACGCCGCCGGTATTTCAGTGGCGGTTCCCAGCGAGGCCGAGCAGGAGTACATCCACGAGAAGCTGATGACGGAAATCGAGTTGGGCGTCATCAAGGAAGAAACGAGGAAAGGACTGATCGATATCATCGATCGCATGGTGCGCGAAGAAAAGGCGGAGGCGGTCATCCTCGGCTGCACCGAATTGCCGCTCATCGTGAAGGACGGCGACTACGACACCACCTTCCTCAACACTACGGCCATTCACGTCGAAAGCGTGGTGAGGTATTGCAGGGAAGGGAGAAAATGA